ACGGCGGGCAGGATCCAGTTGGAGCGGCAAGAGAGGCAAGCTGCGGACGGCCGGAGTCGGTTCCTTCTGGCGATTGCGACCGGACTCCTGGTGGTCGGGATTGCGGTGGTGTGGTGGAGTGGGCGGAGGCGGATTGCTGCGGTCCAACAACGGGTGGCGAGCCCCACAACGGTGGATGAGCGAATTGAGGAGGTCCGGCGAGAGTTGGGGGTGGAGGTCGGGCGCGAAGGTCAGCGGCTTCTGGAAGAGCAGTTGAAGCCGTTGGAAGGAATCAGCCGAATGTTGGCGAAGATCAGCGACGCGAGCGGGGGTGCCGCACCGGATCACGACTTGGCTCTGGGCGTCTGCAACGAAGTGAACCGAATCGAGAAGAATCTGGCAGCGATGGACGCGTCCGTGAGGGGCCACCGGCAGCTTTCCGGTTGCGTCCGGCGAGTGAAGGAGAACCTGCGGGTCCACCGCTACGACATCACGGAACTGCTTGGCAGGGACTACGACGGCGGGATGCACGTCGAGGCGGACTTCGTGGAAGACGAGGACCTGACACCGGGCCGTCAGGTGATAACGCGCATCAATAGGCCGGAGGTGCGCTACGCGGACAAGATCATTCAGAACGCATCGGTAAAGGTCTCGGTAGGATTCTAACCCCAAGGACAAATGGCATCGGATCGAATCGACTACGGCATCGACCTCGGCACCACGAACTCGGTCATCGCGCGAATGGTGCGCGGTGAGCCTACCGTTGTCAGGAGCAACCGGTACGCCAGCGACACGACTCCCAGCGCGGTGGCCTTTGGACGCAGGGGGAGAATCCGCGTGGGAAAGTTGGCGTACACCCAGTTGAACAGGGACCGTCTTCACGCGCTGAAACAAGACGACCCGGACTTCCGGAACGTCTTCATCGAGTTCAAGAGAACGATGGGCACCGACCACGTGGACTCCCCGAGCGTGGACCCATCGATCCCCTTCACCTCTGAAGAGCATTCCGCCGAGATTCTCAAGGAACTCAGGCGTTCCGTTGTGGACGCATCGGTTGATGCGGCCGTTGTGACCATTCCGGCAGCATTCACGGTGCGACAGCAGCAGGCCACGCAGCGGGCGGCCGAGCTTGCGGGTCTCCGCCAATGCCATCTTCTCCAGGAACCCGTTGCGGCTGCGATGGCGTTTGGGTTGCAGACGGGCGAGGCGGACGAGAAATGGCTCGTCTTCGACTTCGGCGGCGGCACGTTCGACGCAGCGCTGGTCCTCGTCGAGGATGGCGTGATCACCGTAAGCGACACTGAAGGGGACAACTACCTCGGAGGCAAAGATCTGGACCGGGCGATCGTCGAACGGATCCTTCTGGAAGAGGTGGCCCAAGAGCACGACATCCACAGCTACATCGCGGAGGTCCCGGCTCGCAAGGAGTTGCTCCGGGACGCACTCATGACGTGGGCCGAGCAAGCCAAGAACGCCCTCAGCTCTCAAGAGTCGCATTGGGTAGAGTCCGATCTCAATGACATCACCCTGGCGAACGGAGACCAAATCGAACTCTGGTTCGAACTCACGCAGGAACGCCTTCGCCCGGTGGTCGAGCCTCTGTTCCAGCGCGCCATCGACAAGGCGAAGACGCTCCTGAATCGTCATGGGCTTCAAGGTCCCGATCTTGACGAACTGATCCTCGTGGGCGGACCAACCTATTCGCCGATCCTCCGCGAAATGCTCGCCCATCAGATCCGCGCACCGAATACGTCGGTGGACCCCATGACGGTTGTAGCGCGCGGAGCTGCACTCTTTGCGAGCACCCGCCCGATCAAGGACCACGGAGCCGACAAGCCTTCGGTGGCCGTCCGTCTCGACCTGGGCTATGAAGCCACCACCGTCTCACACGACGAATTCGTCACTGTCAAGTGCCGGGATCTGGCCGACCTCCGTCGATTCGGGCAGCTCGAAGTCGAATTCGAGAGAAAGGAGACCGGGTGGAGCAGCGGCAGGCGGGCACTCGGCGAGGATGGTGCTCTATTCGAAGTCAAGCTAGAGGAGGGGCGGCCAAACGTCTTCGATATCGTCGTGACCACGCCTCGCGGGGATCGCGTTGAGACCCACCCGAGTGAAATCACCATCTTGCAGGGTACGAAGGTGGGCGGCTCGCCGCTGACCAACAGCTTGGGCGTCGCGGTGGAGGGTGAGGAGTATCTGTTCTTCCACCCCATGAAGGGTGCGGAAAAGGGCATGCCGCTACCGGTCACCGGAAAGCGAACAGGGCTGGCGACCAAGGAACAGATCAGGCCCGGCGTTTCATCAGATGGCTTGCTGATTCTGGTCTACGAGGGTGGTGTTGATGCGGTGGGAGTACCGGTTGCGCTCTGTCATCATGTGGAGGACTTCGAACTCACGGGAGATCAGGTGAACCGGGTAATCCCGAAGGGAAGCACGTTCGACTTGACGGTTGTCACTGGAGCAACCAGCAACGTACCGGAGACAGTGCGCGTCCTGTTCCCGGGACTCGATGACGAGGAATACGGACTCGTCATTCCCAGCAAGGGTTCGGCTGAACAGACCGGCTGGATCGACATCGAGCTTGCTGAGGCGCAGAAGCGAATCGGACGGATGCGGGTGCGCGGCGAGGTGGACGAAGAGACAATCGACTCGCTTGAAGCGAAGATTGTCGATGCCGCGGCCGGTGTTCGTCAGGCAGGTAGCGACCGAGGTGATCGGGATCAGGCGGTCGCGCTGCTCAAGGAGGCCCTTCGCGGGCTGTACGGTCTCGTCGACGAATGGTCGGAGGCAGATGCCCATTTGGACGAGGCGTGGACGAACCTCACAGGGGCCAAGTCGGCGGGCGGATGCCCCAAGTGCGGGTCCGTCCTTTCCGATGCGCAGATGAGCGAGCTGGAACAGAAGCTCCGTCAGGTGAAGCAGGCGCACGATGTGTCCCTCGCTCGCCAGCTTGCCCAAGACATGGAACACGCTTTCGTCTACCTGATGCGCTGCGAGTGGTCCAAGCAGATCATAAGCTGGGCGCGCGTGAACTTTCACCAAATCCAGTGGAAAGACACTGCGTCGGCGCGGATGGCTCTAGACGGGGGCCTTCGTGCGATTATGGGTGGGGAGCCCTGCCACGAACTGCTCGAATCTGGGAGGCGCATTCTGGACCTACAGGAACGAGGACCGGGCGATGGCAGCTCGCCGCAAGGCCCGCAACCCCCGGTCTTGAGCCTCTGATGACCATCCGAACACGGACTCATCCCATCCCCGGATGGCGCGTCGTCGGTTCCGTCAAGCAGGCGGCAAATGCCGACACCTACCGGGTTGCGGACGACCGGGGCAACCGAGCCTTCCTGAAGGTGTTCCATCCGGATCGCATCCCGGAACACCGTATCGGCACTGGAGGCAAGCTCCTCGAAGTCATGATCTTGGAATCTCTGCACCACGCCCGCGTACCGTCGGTCATCGAGTCGGGCGTGCTGGAAGGGGACAAGCGCCCGTATCTGCTGACCGAACTCATTCCGGGCGAGACTTTGGACCATCGACTCCAGCGCGAATTCGCACTCCGCACGGCTCCAGCCAAACTTCTCCTGGAGGCCCTACTGCGCGTTGTCGCCTACCTGCACGGACTTGACGATCCAGTAGTCCACAACGAGTTAGTCCCCTCGAACGTTGTACTGGACGGCCGCGACGAACGACCCTTCGTCATCGACTTCGGTCACGCCAGACGGATTAGCGACGGCAATCCTCCGCACCCGTCGGCCATCGATCCGTATTACCTCCCCAACGAGTGCTATGAGGGTGGCGTATCCACACCCGCGAGCGATGTCTTCGCCCTCGGGGCCATCTACTTCCGCACCCTCTTCGGGATGCCTCCTTGGGACCTGCGCACGACCGAACCCGTCCGAGGCGACCTTCGCGAAGCACTCCAGAATGCACGGTCGAAGCCCTTGGCGGTTCCAGCGCGCACACTCGGCGGCGAGATCGACCCCCACACCTTGGCCGCAATCAAGAAGGCGTTGAGTCTTCGCCCCGAAGACCGGTTCCGCGATGCGGGGGCATTCCTCGCCGAGCTTACCCGCGAGTCGGCGTCAGATCGCCCCGCCGTTGGTGGTCAACCCACCGGTCGAACAGATACCACTGGTCCAGCCCGCTCCCTTCAGCTGG
This region of Gammaproteobacteria bacterium genomic DNA includes:
- a CDS encoding Hsp70 family protein translates to MASDRIDYGIDLGTTNSVIARMVRGEPTVVRSNRYASDTTPSAVAFGRRGRIRVGKLAYTQLNRDRLHALKQDDPDFRNVFIEFKRTMGTDHVDSPSVDPSIPFTSEEHSAEILKELRRSVVDASVDAAVVTIPAAFTVRQQQATQRAAELAGLRQCHLLQEPVAAAMAFGLQTGEADEKWLVFDFGGGTFDAALVLVEDGVITVSDTEGDNYLGGKDLDRAIVERILLEEVAQEHDIHSYIAEVPARKELLRDALMTWAEQAKNALSSQESHWVESDLNDITLANGDQIELWFELTQERLRPVVEPLFQRAIDKAKTLLNRHGLQGPDLDELILVGGPTYSPILREMLAHQIRAPNTSVDPMTVVARGAALFASTRPIKDHGADKPSVAVRLDLGYEATTVSHDEFVTVKCRDLADLRRFGQLEVEFERKETGWSSGRRALGEDGALFEVKLEEGRPNVFDIVVTTPRGDRVETHPSEITILQGTKVGGSPLTNSLGVAVEGEEYLFFHPMKGAEKGMPLPVTGKRTGLATKEQIRPGVSSDGLLILVYEGGVDAVGVPVALCHHVEDFELTGDQVNRVIPKGSTFDLTVVTGATSNVPETVRVLFPGLDDEEYGLVIPSKGSAEQTGWIDIELAEAQKRIGRMRVRGEVDEETIDSLEAKIVDAAAGVRQAGSDRGDRDQAVALLKEALRGLYGLVDEWSEADAHLDEAWTNLTGAKSAGGCPKCGSVLSDAQMSELEQKLRQVKQAHDVSLARQLAQDMEHAFVYLMRCEWSKQIISWARVNFHQIQWKDTASARMALDGGLRAIMGGEPCHELLESGRRILDLQERGPGDGSSPQGPQPPVLSL